The Stratiformator vulcanicus genome has a segment encoding these proteins:
- a CDS encoding coproporphyrinogen-III oxidase family protein translates to MSTDTAPKTEIGSYFVSNYPPFSQWKSEYVSEIHDTLDSEPDRTVPFGLYMHIPFCRKRCKFCYFRVYTKQNAKTIQDYVDALEKEFELLAAKPVARDRTLDYAYFGGGTPSYISSKQLISLRDRLQQHLNWETAQEVTFECEPGTLNEGKVQTMKEIGVTRVSLGVENFNDTILEANGRAHLSPEVFKAYEWIKAADFPQVNIDLIAGMIGETDENWMQCVEKAAEMDPDNITIYQMELPHNTVISKEMKESGVTSPIAGWELKRRWMNEAIDYLLERGYHVSSGNEVVKNPETDRFIYRDNLFRGSDLLATGVSSFGHLQGVHYQNYDRIEDYMEVVASGELPVNRALRPTEHQKLIREFILQMKEGRVATTPIKNKFGVDPLEEFAEPLANQSRAGYLNVEGDDIVLTRKGLLQVDSLLTEYFEPQHRSVRYT, encoded by the coding sequence ATGTCCACTGACACCGCGCCAAAGACCGAGATCGGCAGTTATTTCGTTTCGAACTACCCGCCGTTTTCCCAGTGGAAGAGCGAGTACGTCAGCGAAATCCACGATACCCTCGATTCCGAGCCCGACCGTACTGTGCCGTTCGGACTCTATATGCACATTCCGTTTTGCCGGAAGCGCTGCAAGTTCTGCTATTTCCGCGTCTACACGAAGCAGAACGCGAAGACGATTCAAGATTACGTCGATGCTCTCGAGAAAGAGTTCGAATTGCTGGCGGCGAAACCGGTCGCTCGTGATCGGACCCTCGACTATGCCTACTTCGGCGGCGGAACGCCCAGCTACATCAGTTCGAAGCAATTAATTTCGCTGCGAGATCGGCTGCAACAACACTTGAATTGGGAGACCGCGCAGGAGGTTACCTTCGAGTGCGAGCCAGGCACGCTGAACGAGGGCAAAGTTCAGACGATGAAGGAAATCGGCGTCACGCGAGTTTCACTGGGCGTCGAGAACTTTAACGACACCATCCTCGAAGCGAACGGTCGGGCGCACCTGTCGCCGGAAGTATTCAAGGCTTACGAGTGGATTAAAGCGGCCGACTTTCCGCAGGTGAATATCGACCTGATCGCCGGGATGATCGGCGAAACTGATGAGAACTGGATGCAATGCGTTGAGAAAGCCGCAGAGATGGACCCTGACAACATCACCATTTATCAAATGGAACTGCCGCACAACACGGTGATTTCCAAAGAGATGAAGGAGTCGGGCGTAACGTCACCGATCGCCGGCTGGGAGTTAAAACGCCGCTGGATGAACGAAGCGATCGATTACCTCTTGGAGCGAGGCTATCACGTTTCAAGCGGGAACGAAGTCGTCAAGAATCCCGAGACCGATCGCTTTATCTATCGCGACAATTTGTTCCGCGGCTCAGACCTGCTGGCAACCGGAGTCAGTTCGTTCGGGCATCTGCAAGGCGTGCATTATCAGAACTACGACCGCATTGAAGATTATATGGAGGTCGTCGCGTCGGGCGAACTGCCGGTAAACCGGGCACTGCGCCCCACAGAGCACCAGAAATTAATCCGCGAATTCATTCTGCAGATGAAAGAGGGACGCGTCGCCACGACCCCCATAAAAAACAAGTTCGGCGTCGATCCGCTGGAAGAATTTGCCGAGCCGCTGGCAAACCAGAGCCGCGCCGGCTACTTGAATGTCGAAGGGGACGATATCGTGCTCACCCGCAAAGGCCTATTGCAGGTCGACAGCCTGCTCACCGAGTACTTTGAGCCGCAGCACCGATCAGTGCGCTACACGTGA
- a CDS encoding ThuA domain-containing protein has translation MSKKFSARCLATLLASVVVAASLMPAVPAFAGETNEKPRILFLTQSAGFRHGSVTRKKELSPAEIAIKQLAQTSGEFTVDCTQDAELDITQENLANYDIVMLYTTGKLPIGDEDLDYFLGDWLKQKGHGVIGVHSASDTYKKYKPYWDMIGGTFAGHPWTSRATVSLTVHDTEFPAMKPFVEEFGKTVEWQDEIYQYKNWQPEKVRVLMSIDMASTKIKKPYHVPVAWAKEYGEGKIYYNNLGHREQTWTRKPFLDSIVMAVKWINGEVDGDATPNPEVSAAEEAKAKKAVEGN, from the coding sequence ATGTCCAAGAAATTTTCAGCCCGATGTCTGGCCACGCTGCTCGCATCCGTCGTGGTCGCCGCCAGTTTGATGCCCGCCGTGCCAGCCTTTGCGGGTGAGACCAACGAGAAGCCGCGAATCCTCTTCCTGACGCAGAGCGCGGGCTTCCGTCATGGGTCGGTCACGCGCAAAAAAGAGCTTTCGCCCGCCGAGATTGCCATCAAGCAACTCGCCCAAACCAGCGGCGAATTCACCGTCGACTGTACACAGGACGCCGAACTCGACATCACGCAGGAAAATCTGGCGAATTACGACATCGTGATGCTCTACACGACCGGAAAGTTGCCGATCGGCGATGAAGACCTCGATTATTTTCTCGGCGACTGGCTCAAGCAGAAGGGGCATGGCGTGATCGGCGTCCACTCGGCGAGCGATACCTATAAGAAATACAAGCCCTACTGGGACATGATCGGCGGCACATTCGCGGGACATCCTTGGACGAGCCGGGCCACGGTTTCCTTGACCGTTCACGACACCGAGTTTCCGGCGATGAAACCCTTTGTCGAAGAGTTCGGCAAAACCGTCGAGTGGCAGGACGAAATTTACCAATACAAGAACTGGCAGCCGGAGAAGGTCCGGGTATTAATGAGCATCGATATGGCAAGTACCAAGATCAAGAAGCCCTATCACGTTCCGGTCGCGTGGGCGAAGGAATACGGCGAGGGCAAAATTTATTACAACAATCTCGGACACCGCGAGCAGACGTGGACGAGAAAGCCGTTCCTCGATTCGATCGTGATGGCCGTCAAATGGATCAACGGCGAGGTCGACGGGGACGCGACGCCCAACCCTGAGGTCTCAGCCGCCGAAGAGGCGAAAGCCAAGAAGGCGGTTGAGGGGAATTGA
- a CDS encoding iron-containing alcohol dehydrogenase, producing MTQPAAAKDDSHHDERFAPGDGFDWQPRTRVIFGKGRLDRLGSLVREYGGTKVLVCSDPGVRDAGHTARGKSSLEAAGIDAVIFDEINPNPTTEDVDRGLAVAKRHAVDFIVGLGGGSAMDCAKGVNFLFSNGGRMQDYWGVGKAQDPMLPMIAVPTTAGTGSEAQSFALIADAKTHQKMACGDRKAACVAAILDPELTVSMPRSVTVATGLDAIAHAMETYVTKPRNGMSSLFARRAWELLATHFLRVVQNPDDVDARGAMLLGAHFAGAAIESSMLGATHALANPITAHYGTTHGVIIGLMLPHVVRFNWETAGHLYQELGTDTGLLEDHNTEPLSAMTEFLTSLLRHAGLPTNLGTLGVEESMIPTLAAEAAEQWTGKFNPRPVDAKSLEEVYRWAY from the coding sequence ATGACGCAGCCCGCCGCGGCCAAAGATGATTCGCATCACGATGAGCGTTTCGCCCCCGGTGACGGGTTCGATTGGCAGCCGCGAACCCGTGTGATCTTTGGGAAAGGCCGACTCGACCGCCTCGGCTCGCTCGTTCGAGAGTACGGCGGGACGAAAGTCTTGGTCTGCTCCGACCCCGGAGTGCGCGACGCCGGGCACACCGCGCGCGGGAAATCGTCACTCGAAGCGGCGGGTATCGACGCGGTTATCTTCGACGAGATCAATCCGAATCCCACCACCGAAGACGTCGATCGCGGACTCGCGGTCGCGAAACGGCACGCCGTCGATTTTATCGTCGGTTTGGGAGGCGGCAGCGCGATGGATTGCGCGAAGGGCGTCAACTTCCTGTTCTCGAACGGCGGGCGAATGCAGGACTATTGGGGCGTGGGCAAGGCTCAAGACCCCATGCTGCCGATGATCGCCGTCCCGACCACCGCGGGCACCGGAAGCGAAGCGCAATCGTTCGCCCTCATTGCGGATGCCAAGACCCACCAGAAGATGGCCTGCGGCGATCGCAAAGCGGCCTGCGTCGCGGCGATCCTTGACCCGGAATTAACGGTCAGCATGCCGCGCTCCGTCACCGTAGCAACGGGGCTCGACGCGATCGCGCACGCGATGGAGACCTATGTCACCAAACCCCGAAACGGCATGTCGTCGTTGTTCGCCCGCAGGGCTTGGGAACTATTGGCGACCCATTTTTTAAGAGTGGTGCAGAACCCGGATGACGTTGATGCCCGTGGCGCCATGTTGTTGGGAGCCCACTTCGCGGGCGCGGCGATTGAATCGTCGATGCTCGGGGCGACCCATGCACTGGCTAATCCAATTACGGCTCACTACGGCACGACGCATGGGGTTATTATCGGCCTCATGCTGCCGCATGTTGTCCGGTTTAATTGGGAGACCGCCGGCCATCTTTATCAAGAACTCGGGACTGACACAGGCCTCCTTGAAGATCACAATACAGAACCACTTTCTGCGATGACCGAGTTTCTCACATCATTGCTGCGACACGCCGGACTCCCGACGAATCTCGGGACGCTCGGCGTGGAAGAATCAATGATCCCGACACTCGCGGCCGAAGCCGCCGAACAATGGACGGGGAAATTCAACCCCCGGCCCGTCGACGCAAAATCACTCGAAGAGGTATATCGATGGGCTTATTAA
- a CDS encoding outer membrane protein assembly factor BamB family protein yields MTTAVAVLSAAFVFISPAAAQWSSFRQDPQLQGIAKDTLPKNLKVHWSIDAPDGVEATAAIKGGKVYAAFLSGDLKCLDLKDGSELWSYRSDPDAGPDDFAPGYKSSPAVFDGLVYIGDEDGVIHAVEADSGRRKWSYQTDAEIISSPTVVEGRLVVGSYDNNLYCFDPASGAKLWQVETLGYVHCTPAIDRGLTFIAGCDETLRVINLKDGAEVAAMPLGTYLISSPAVRDGLLYLGNYRGEIVAIDWRKKKNVWTFQGSDRELPIHSCVAVSDDRVVIGGRDKSIYCVDRKTGEKIWSVLTRGRVDSSPVISGNRVFVGSSDRKLYEIDLKTGEVLEEHNLRNSVVASPAIAEKSLVIGTEGATGRLWCLGE; encoded by the coding sequence GTGACAACAGCAGTAGCGGTCCTGTCTGCCGCCTTCGTTTTCATTTCTCCGGCCGCCGCGCAATGGTCGTCATTCCGGCAGGACCCTCAATTGCAGGGGATTGCCAAAGACACATTGCCCAAGAACCTGAAGGTCCACTGGTCAATTGATGCACCCGACGGGGTCGAAGCAACCGCAGCGATCAAGGGCGGCAAAGTCTACGCGGCGTTTCTGTCGGGCGATCTCAAATGTCTGGACCTGAAGGACGGCAGCGAACTCTGGTCGTATCGAAGCGACCCCGATGCCGGCCCCGACGACTTTGCCCCCGGTTATAAATCTTCTCCGGCAGTCTTTGACGGACTTGTCTATATCGGCGATGAGGACGGTGTGATTCATGCCGTGGAGGCAGACAGCGGTCGTCGCAAGTGGTCCTATCAAACAGACGCCGAAATCATCAGCTCACCGACGGTGGTGGAAGGACGGCTCGTCGTCGGATCATATGACAATAATCTCTACTGCTTCGACCCGGCGAGCGGGGCAAAGCTGTGGCAGGTCGAGACACTCGGCTACGTCCATTGCACTCCCGCGATCGATCGGGGCTTAACCTTTATTGCCGGCTGCGATGAAACGCTGAGGGTGATTAATCTTAAAGACGGCGCCGAGGTGGCTGCGATGCCGTTGGGAACCTATCTCATCTCGTCTCCGGCCGTCCGCGACGGGCTGCTTTATCTAGGAAATTATCGCGGCGAAATCGTCGCAATCGACTGGCGAAAGAAAAAGAACGTCTGGACCTTTCAAGGGAGCGATCGCGAACTCCCGATTCACTCCTGCGTGGCAGTCAGTGACGACCGGGTCGTTATCGGTGGACGCGATAAATCGATTTATTGCGTCGATCGCAAGACCGGAGAGAAAATCTGGTCAGTGTTGACCCGCGGCCGGGTCGATAGTTCTCCCGTGATATCGGGAAACCGTGTCTTTGTCGGGTCGTCTGATCGAAAGCTCTATGAAATCGACCTTAAAACCGGCGAAGTGCTCGAAGAGCATAACCTGCGCAATTCAGTCGTAGCCTCACCGGCTATCGCCGAGAAGTCTCTCGTCATCGGTACCGAAGGCGCGACCGGACGTCTGTGGTGCTTGGGTGAATAA